A genomic window from Mesorhizobium sp. 131-2-1 includes:
- a CDS encoding carbohydrate ABC transporter permease, producing the protein MAESILGKLGFGRASGVDKAGWGRTLAVAVVAFIYFLPVLFIIFTAFKPQGDALLVPPTLSPTSLFGLIPDHFVFKPTLENFGSVFSRSMTPDGAPEATGFDRYFFNSIFIASASVLLALVIGTLAAFGFSRYPLKGNDTYLFIILTTRMLPAIVVIIPVILMFRVVGLSGSYLGIIMLYTAFNLAFTIWMMKSFFDELSPDVEDAARIDGSSGMRVFFKICLPQVIAGLAATFVFGLILTWNEFLFALLLSGPDTRTVPVAMNQAVSSGGRGTDWTLLAAIETLFLVPVFLVTFFLQNHLLRGVTFGTVKR; encoded by the coding sequence GTGGCCGAATCGATATTGGGAAAGCTCGGCTTCGGCAGGGCCAGCGGAGTAGACAAGGCCGGCTGGGGGCGGACGCTCGCCGTGGCCGTCGTCGCCTTTATCTATTTTCTGCCGGTGCTGTTCATCATATTCACCGCCTTCAAACCGCAGGGCGACGCGCTCCTGGTGCCTCCGACGCTGTCGCCCACGTCGCTGTTCGGCTTGATTCCGGACCATTTTGTGTTCAAGCCCACGCTCGAAAATTTTGGGTCCGTCTTTTCCCGCTCGATGACGCCGGACGGTGCCCCGGAAGCGACAGGATTCGACCGTTATTTCTTCAACTCGATCTTCATCGCCTCGGCGTCGGTGCTGCTGGCGCTGGTCATCGGCACCCTGGCGGCCTTCGGCTTCTCGCGCTATCCGCTGAAAGGCAATGACACCTACCTGTTCATCATCCTGACCACGCGCATGCTGCCGGCGATTGTGGTGATCATTCCGGTGATCCTGATGTTCCGTGTAGTGGGCCTGTCGGGCTCGTATCTCGGCATCATCATGCTCTACACCGCCTTCAACCTGGCCTTCACCATCTGGATGATGAAGAGCTTCTTCGATGAATTGTCGCCAGACGTCGAGGATGCCGCCCGCATCGACGGATCGTCCGGAATGCGGGTGTTCTTCAAGATTTGCCTGCCCCAGGTCATTGCCGGGCTCGCCGCCACGTTCGTGTTCGGCCTGATCCTCACCTGGAACGAGTTCCTCTTCGCCCTGTTGCTCTCGGGGCCCGACACGAGAACGGTCCCGGTCGCCATGAACCAGGCCGTGTCGTCGGGTGGACGCGGCACCGACTGGACTTTGCTTGCCGCCATCGAAACCCTGTTCCTCGTCCCAGTCTTCCTAGTCACCTTCTTCTTGCAAAACCATCTGTTGCGCGGCGTTACCTTCGGCACCGTGAAGCGCTGA
- a CDS encoding ABC transporter ATP-binding protein, which translates to MSTIELRKVTKRFGSFTAVKDVDLSVAAGEVVCLLGPSGCGKTTTLRVIAGLESVTDGEVVIAGKVMNNLPPEKRDIAMVFQFYALYPSASVGENIAFPLYHDGISRAERTARVNRVAAILHLEHVLDRLPNQISEGEKQRAAMARAIVRDPNCFLFDEPLSRLDVELRQSMRGQIKEVLQGLSKATVIVTHDQLEALTMADRIAIMKDGLIEQVGSPHEVFAKPANAFVASFIGTPQMNLLEADLKTFADGTAEMTVAGINLAIRTDAAVARLQPGKVTIGVRPRAFTATDTGDRGTISARAELIEPMGAETLIHARTAAGADIRVVVTRSQRVKVGEALNLRPDPRQTHVFDGAGKAVRS; encoded by the coding sequence ATGTCAACCATCGAACTCCGCAAAGTCACCAAGCGTTTCGGCTCCTTCACCGCGGTCAAGGACGTTGACCTGTCGGTGGCCGCCGGTGAGGTCGTCTGCCTTCTCGGCCCGTCCGGCTGTGGCAAGACGACGACCCTGCGCGTCATCGCCGGGCTGGAAAGCGTCACTGACGGCGAGGTCGTCATCGCCGGCAAGGTGATGAACAACCTGCCGCCCGAAAAGCGCGACATCGCCATGGTGTTCCAGTTCTACGCGCTCTACCCGTCGGCATCGGTCGGCGAGAACATCGCCTTCCCGCTCTATCATGACGGCATTTCCAGGGCTGAGCGGACTGCCCGCGTCAACCGCGTCGCCGCGATCCTCCACTTGGAGCACGTTCTCGACCGGCTGCCGAACCAGATATCCGAGGGCGAAAAGCAGCGCGCCGCCATGGCCCGCGCCATCGTCCGCGACCCCAATTGCTTCCTCTTCGACGAGCCCTTGTCGCGTCTCGATGTCGAACTGCGCCAGAGCATGCGTGGCCAGATCAAGGAAGTGCTGCAGGGCCTCTCCAAAGCGACCGTGATCGTGACCCATGACCAGCTCGAAGCGCTCACCATGGCCGACCGCATCGCCATCATGAAGGACGGCCTGATCGAGCAAGTCGGCTCACCGCACGAGGTTTTTGCCAAGCCCGCCAATGCTTTCGTGGCGAGCTTCATCGGCACGCCGCAGATGAATCTTCTCGAGGCCGACCTCAAGACCTTCGCCGATGGCACGGCGGAGATGACCGTGGCCGGCATTAATCTGGCGATCCGCACGGACGCGGCGGTCGCGCGCCTGCAGCCCGGCAAGGTGACGATCGGTGTCCGCCCCCGCGCCTTCACCGCGACCGATACGGGGGACCGTGGCACCATCTCCGCCCGGGCCGAGCTCATCGAGCCCATGGGCGCCGAAACCCTTATTCATGCCCGCACGGCGGCAGGCGCCGACATCCGCGTCGTGGTGACGAGAAGCCAGCGGGTCAAGGTCGGCGAGGCGCTGAATCTACGCCCCGATCCCAGGCAAACCCATGTCTTCGATGGCGCTGGAAAGGCGGTGCGGTCATGA
- a CDS encoding AraC family transcriptional regulator, giving the protein MNYNSSKTALPASGDPLTDMLRGLRLDGVDYGRCVLGEPWAVSFPAQKAARFHFIGQQGCWLFTPAKEWTQLSVGDALLIPRGDEHILASAPGVPPVPIGRYTIEPVCENIYDVSNGCDGCKTLLFCGSMHFNLDGSHPLLDMMPDLMQAHKLMANAPGIQHLLDAMAGEVTMDRVGSGGILARLADVLAATIIRSWVENGCGDATGWIAAVRNPDVGKVLAAIHLQPDRDWTVESLARMMGASRSAFAQRFASVVGETPAKYVLSVRMHQARQWLARDGMRVSVAAAKLGYDSEASFSRAFKRVMGIAPSHLRNTGDSDDHA; this is encoded by the coding sequence ATGAATTACAATTCGTCCAAAACAGCGCTGCCGGCTTCCGGCGATCCGCTCACCGACATGCTGCGGGGATTGCGCCTGGACGGGGTCGATTATGGCCGTTGCGTTCTCGGCGAACCCTGGGCGGTGTCCTTTCCCGCGCAGAAGGCGGCGCGGTTCCATTTCATTGGACAGCAGGGCTGCTGGCTGTTTACGCCGGCGAAGGAATGGACCCAACTGTCGGTCGGCGACGCGCTGCTGATCCCGCGCGGCGACGAGCACATATTGGCCAGCGCGCCGGGCGTGCCTCCCGTGCCGATCGGCCGCTACACGATCGAGCCGGTCTGCGAAAACATCTATGACGTCTCCAACGGCTGTGATGGCTGCAAGACGCTGCTGTTCTGCGGCAGCATGCATTTCAATCTCGACGGCTCGCATCCGCTGCTCGACATGATGCCCGACCTGATGCAGGCGCATAAGCTGATGGCGAACGCGCCGGGCATCCAGCATCTGCTCGACGCCATGGCCGGTGAGGTGACGATGGACCGAGTCGGCTCCGGCGGTATCCTCGCCCGCCTTGCCGATGTGCTTGCCGCCACCATCATCCGCTCCTGGGTGGAGAACGGCTGCGGCGACGCCACCGGCTGGATCGCCGCCGTCCGCAATCCCGATGTCGGCAAGGTGCTTGCCGCCATCCACCTGCAGCCGGACCGCGACTGGACGGTCGAGTCGCTGGCCCGCATGATGGGAGCATCGCGATCCGCCTTCGCCCAGCGCTTCGCCAGCGTGGTCGGAGAGACGCCGGCCAAATATGTGCTCAGCGTACGCATGCACCAGGCGCGGCAATGGCTGGCCCGCGACGGCATGCGCGTTTCAGTGGCCGCGGCGAAGCTGGGCTACGATTCCGAAGCCTCCTTCAGCCGCGCCTTCAAGCGCGTCATGGGGATCGCGCCGAGCCATCTGCGCAATACAGGCGACAGCGACGACCACGCCTGA
- a CDS encoding MFS transporter, with the protein MTEPATGVVDAAVLDRIEPEERTEPAWGAVVSLALGVFGLVTAEFLPASLLTRLAQDLGVSEGAAGQAVTATAVVGAIAAPTMAIITKRLDRRLVMWMLTILLIVSNLLAAFASSLTMLLLARVVLGVALGGFWSMSAAMALRLVPMRLMPRAMSIILTGVSVATVTAAPVGAFVGDVWGWRTAFMIAAVVGALALLVQLATIPRLPPAGVASVRTLLEVLKRPMIRAALLVVLLVASGHFAGFTYVRPYLEVVPALPIETISLVLFGYGIGGFFGNFAGGFLAERNLKAAVALAPLLIALSALVLLTLGASPVTAAIAVAAWGFAFGAVPVGLQTWLVRAAPDEAESAGGLMVATFQVAIALGAVFGGLLVDNAGVASAFAYCGIATLLAALVALVMGPKRAD; encoded by the coding sequence ATGACCGAACCCGCCACGGGCGTTGTCGACGCCGCTGTTCTCGACAGAATCGAACCGGAGGAACGAACGGAACCGGCATGGGGGGCGGTGGTGTCGCTGGCGCTCGGCGTGTTCGGCCTGGTGACGGCGGAATTCCTGCCGGCCAGCCTGTTGACGCGGCTGGCGCAGGACCTCGGCGTCAGCGAGGGCGCCGCCGGGCAAGCGGTGACGGCGACGGCCGTGGTCGGCGCGATCGCCGCGCCGACCATGGCCATCATCACCAAGCGGCTCGACCGCCGGCTGGTGATGTGGATGCTGACCATTCTGCTGATCGTTTCCAATCTGCTTGCCGCCTTTGCTTCCTCGCTCACGATGCTGCTTCTGGCCCGAGTGGTTCTCGGTGTCGCGCTCGGCGGCTTCTGGTCGATGTCGGCGGCGATGGCGCTCAGGCTCGTGCCGATGCGGCTGATGCCGCGCGCCATGTCGATCATCCTCACCGGCGTCTCGGTCGCCACCGTCACGGCGGCGCCGGTCGGCGCCTTTGTCGGCGATGTCTGGGGCTGGCGCACCGCCTTCATGATCGCGGCCGTTGTCGGCGCGCTGGCGCTGCTGGTGCAGCTTGCCACCATTCCACGGCTGCCGCCGGCCGGCGTTGCCAGCGTGCGCACCTTGCTGGAGGTGTTGAAGCGGCCGATGATCAGGGCAGCGCTGCTGGTCGTGCTGCTGGTCGCCTCGGGGCATTTCGCCGGCTTCACCTATGTGCGTCCCTATCTCGAGGTGGTTCCGGCGCTGCCGATCGAGACAATCTCGCTGGTGCTGTTCGGCTACGGCATTGGCGGGTTCTTTGGCAATTTCGCCGGCGGCTTCCTGGCCGAGCGCAACCTGAAGGCCGCGGTCGCCCTGGCGCCCCTGCTGATTGCCTTGTCGGCGCTGGTGCTGCTTACCCTTGGCGCTTCACCGGTGACGGCGGCAATCGCCGTCGCAGCCTGGGGCTTTGCCTTCGGCGCGGTGCCGGTCGGGCTGCAGACCTGGCTGGTGCGCGCCGCGCCGGACGAGGCCGAGAGCGCCGGCGGGCTGATGGTCGCCACGTTCCAGGTGGCAATCGCGCTCGGCGCCGTCTTCGGCGGCCTGCTGGTCGACAATGCGGGTGTTGCCAGCGCCTTTGCCTATTGCGGCATCGCCACGCTGCTGGCCGCCCTGGTGGCGCTCGTGATGGGGCCGAAGCGCGCGGACTAG
- a CDS encoding TetR/AcrR family transcriptional regulator, producing the protein MTRPKTQSDQQVLEVAYRLMHAEGPEALTFERLARACGLSGSTLVQRFKSKAQLKQRTLLYAWDLLDRKTGELSGSALKTPAGAIQLLVALSSGYGDIESYAEGLLVLREDLRDPVLRARGAAWKAALSKVLADCFANVPGVPEDIGLLMAAHWQGSLLWWSFDPDAMELTAYVEHSLKRFVAAITTTSARTVAGPT; encoded by the coding sequence ATGACCCGGCCGAAGACCCAGTCCGACCAGCAGGTGCTGGAGGTGGCTTACCGGCTGATGCATGCGGAAGGCCCGGAGGCGCTGACCTTCGAGCGGCTTGCGCGGGCGTGCGGCCTTTCGGGATCGACACTGGTGCAGCGTTTCAAGAGCAAGGCGCAGCTGAAGCAGCGCACGCTGCTTTATGCCTGGGATTTGCTCGACCGGAAAACCGGGGAGCTGTCCGGTTCGGCCTTGAAGACGCCGGCCGGCGCCATCCAACTGCTGGTCGCGTTGTCCAGCGGCTATGGCGACATCGAATCCTACGCCGAAGGTTTGCTGGTCCTGCGCGAGGATCTGCGCGACCCAGTGCTGCGGGCGCGCGGCGCCGCCTGGAAGGCGGCATTGAGCAAGGTGCTCGCCGATTGCTTTGCCAATGTTCCCGGCGTGCCTGAGGACATCGGCTTGCTGATGGCGGCCCACTGGCAGGGTTCACTGCTGTGGTGGAGCTTCGACCCTGACGCCATGGAACTCACTGCCTATGTCGAGCATAGCCTGAAGCGTTTCGTGGCGGCCATCACGACAACGTCGGCCCGAACGGTTGCCGGGCCGACGTAA
- a CDS encoding SDR family oxidoreductase codes for MTLEGKVALVAGATRGAGRGIAVELGAAGATVYVTGRTTRTQQSDYHRPETIEETAELVTAQGGKGIAVQVDHLIADDVRKLVERIRAEQGRLDILVNDLWGGEKLFEWNKPVWDHNLENGLRLLRLAIDTHLITAHHALPLIVERPGGLHIEVTDGTAEYNADHYRLSPFYDLAKVAATRMAWAHAKDLAPHGATSVSLTPGWLRSEMMLEAFGVSEENWRAATERVPHFIISETPRFVGRAVVALAADPDRSRWSGQSLSSGGLAQIYGFTDLDGSRPDAWRYVPEVQDAGRPADATGYR; via the coding sequence ATGACGCTTGAAGGAAAGGTGGCGCTTGTCGCCGGCGCGACGCGCGGCGCGGGCCGTGGAATCGCGGTTGAGCTCGGCGCTGCCGGCGCAACCGTCTATGTCACCGGGCGCACGACGCGGACGCAGCAGTCGGATTATCACCGTCCGGAGACCATCGAGGAGACGGCGGAGTTGGTCACGGCGCAGGGCGGCAAGGGCATTGCCGTCCAGGTCGACCATCTGATCGCCGACGATGTCCGCAAGTTGGTCGAACGCATCCGCGCCGAACAGGGCCGCCTCGACATCCTGGTGAATGATCTCTGGGGCGGCGAAAAACTGTTCGAATGGAACAAACCGGTCTGGGACCACAATCTCGAGAACGGCTTGCGCCTGCTGCGCCTGGCGATCGATACGCATCTGATCACCGCGCACCATGCGCTGCCGCTGATAGTCGAACGGCCGGGCGGGCTGCACATCGAAGTCACCGACGGCACCGCCGAATACAATGCCGACCACTACCGGCTCTCGCCCTTCTACGACCTTGCCAAGGTGGCGGCGACGCGCATGGCATGGGCCCATGCCAAGGACCTCGCTCCGCACGGTGCCACCTCGGTTTCGCTGACGCCCGGCTGGCTGCGTTCCGAAATGATGCTGGAAGCCTTCGGCGTCAGCGAGGAGAACTGGCGCGCGGCGACCGAACGGGTGCCGCATTTCATCATCTCGGAGACGCCGCGCTTCGTCGGCCGCGCGGTTGTGGCGCTGGCCGCCGATCCGGACCGGTCGCGCTGGAGCGGACAATCCTTGTCGAGCGGCGGGCTTGCGCAGATCTATGGCTTCACCGATCTAGACGGCTCGCGCCCCGATGCCTGGCGCTATGTCCCGGAGGTCCAGGATGCCGGCCGGCCGGCCGACGCTACGGGCTACCGATAG
- a CDS encoding GFA family protein — translation MLYKGGCHCGKVAFEVEGELAGVVRCNCSICARKGALLWAVPHDRLNLVAWGDDLGRYTFGRRAIAHRFCRTCGIHPFAEDVGEGGERSAYVNINWLEDLDLAAVEIFDFDGRSA, via the coding sequence ATGCTCTACAAAGGTGGCTGCCACTGCGGCAAGGTGGCGTTTGAGGTCGAGGGCGAACTGGCTGGAGTCGTGCGCTGCAACTGCTCGATCTGCGCGCGCAAGGGCGCACTGCTGTGGGCCGTGCCGCATGACCGGCTGAACCTCGTCGCCTGGGGCGACGACCTTGGCCGGTACACGTTCGGCAGGCGCGCCATCGCCCACCGCTTCTGCCGCACCTGCGGCATCCATCCCTTTGCCGAGGACGTCGGCGAAGGCGGCGAGCGAAGCGCCTATGTCAACATCAATTGGCTTGAGGACCTCGATCTCGCGGCCGTCGAGATTTTCGACTTCGACGGCCGCTCGGCCTAG
- a CDS encoding amidase yields the protein MQSVRDHLEILLSRLAARANDESVFVRLYPEAARAAADASDARKRAGVTLGPLDGTIVSIKDLFDVAGEPTTAGSLMLKTAAPALRDAAIVSRLRQAGAVILGKTNMTEFAFTAIGDNQHYGTPGNATDASLIPGGSSSGAGVSVGEGTCDIAIGSDTGGSVRIPASLNGVVGFKPTARRVPLAGAFPLSATLDSIGPLALSVAACAVADAAMAAEEMPPLHLPLPLAGLRVGIPRGVLFDDTEGEVATAFDRCLGKVEQAGARVADLSIDDLLAEMRAATRRGTIASMEGAEVHADWLATGASVPVDPHVSGPLSRALAIPASVYIRTIRRRTALAAAMDERLAAVDVLALPTTPVTAPTIASMASDTALRDRTEGLLLRNTQVANQFDLCAISLPMPGTARPAGLMLVARNGHDRHLLRVAAEVERLLGA from the coding sequence GTGCAGTCAGTCCGCGATCATCTCGAAATTCTGCTGTCGCGTCTCGCGGCTCGTGCGAACGACGAAAGCGTGTTCGTGAGACTTTATCCGGAGGCGGCGCGAGCAGCGGCCGACGCTAGCGATGCGCGCAAGCGGGCCGGTGTGACGCTTGGACCGCTCGACGGCACGATCGTCTCGATCAAGGATCTGTTCGACGTTGCCGGCGAGCCGACCACGGCCGGCTCACTGATGCTGAAGACCGCCGCGCCCGCCTTGCGCGACGCCGCCATCGTCAGCCGGCTGCGCCAGGCCGGCGCGGTCATCCTCGGCAAGACCAACATGACCGAATTCGCCTTCACCGCGATCGGCGATAACCAGCATTACGGTACGCCCGGCAACGCCACCGACGCCAGCCTGATACCGGGCGGCTCGTCATCGGGCGCCGGCGTTTCCGTCGGCGAAGGCACCTGTGACATCGCTATCGGCTCCGACACAGGCGGCTCGGTGCGCATACCGGCATCGCTCAATGGTGTCGTCGGCTTCAAGCCAACGGCACGGCGCGTGCCATTGGCCGGCGCATTTCCATTGTCCGCTACTTTGGATTCGATCGGCCCGCTGGCGCTGAGTGTCGCCGCGTGTGCCGTCGCCGATGCGGCAATGGCGGCTGAGGAGATGCCGCCACTACATCTGCCGTTGCCGCTTGCCGGGCTTCGTGTCGGCATCCCGCGCGGTGTTCTTTTCGACGATACCGAAGGCGAGGTCGCGACCGCCTTCGATCGATGCCTGGGCAAGGTCGAACAGGCCGGCGCGCGGGTCGCGGACCTGTCGATCGACGACCTGCTTGCCGAGATGCGTGCCGCGACCAGGCGCGGCACGATCGCCTCGATGGAGGGCGCTGAGGTCCACGCCGACTGGCTTGCGACAGGCGCTTCCGTGCCGGTCGATCCGCATGTCAGCGGGCCGTTGTCGCGCGCGCTGGCCATCCCTGCTTCGGTCTATATCAGGACAATCCGCCGCCGCACGGCGCTGGCCGCCGCGATGGACGAGCGTCTGGCCGCCGTCGACGTGCTGGCCCTGCCGACGACGCCGGTGACGGCGCCGACCATCGCCTCGATGGCAAGCGACACGGCGCTGCGCGATCGGACGGAAGGCCTGCTGCTTCGCAACACCCAGGTCGCCAATCAGTTCGATCTCTGCGCGATCTCGTTGCCGATGCCGGGAACGGCGCGCCCGGCCGGACTGATGCTGGTGGCGCGCAATGGCCATGACCGGCATCTGCTGCGCGTCGCGGCGGAAGTTGAGCGGCTGCTCGGTGCGTGA
- a CDS encoding hydroxyacid dehydrogenase, whose protein sequence is MPRILSTHPLHPRATGMLAGAGKLVVASALDAKTLVAEAADADIVIVRAPLPPELFQGAARLRAAIRHGAGLDMIPVEAATSAGVLVANVPAVNARSVAEHVMFVTLALLRRFRMVDRDLRANGWLAGRDHANSNTELAGKTIGIVGLGAVGQAVGHIAAHGFDLNVVATTRSMRPAPDKVGFLSIDALVEQSDIIVLCCPLTEETRGLISRERISRMKPNALLINVSRGPVVDDEALIEALRKGSIGGAALDVFATQPLPQNHPYFGFDNVIVTPHMAGITEESMMRMGVGAAGEALLVLANKLPLNLRNPEVMEHYRRRFPVDL, encoded by the coding sequence ATGCCCAGAATCCTGTCGACGCATCCGCTGCATCCGCGCGCAACCGGCATGCTGGCCGGGGCAGGCAAGCTGGTCGTCGCCTCGGCGCTGGATGCAAAGACGCTGGTGGCGGAAGCCGCTGATGCCGACATCGTCATCGTCCGCGCGCCGCTGCCGCCGGAGCTTTTCCAGGGCGCGGCCAGGCTGCGCGCCGCGATCCGTCACGGCGCCGGGCTGGACATGATCCCGGTCGAGGCGGCGACATCTGCCGGCGTGCTGGTGGCGAACGTGCCGGCGGTCAATGCGCGCTCGGTTGCCGAGCACGTGATGTTCGTGACGCTGGCCCTGCTTCGGCGTTTTCGCATGGTCGACCGCGACTTGCGGGCCAATGGCTGGCTCGCCGGACGCGACCACGCCAACTCCAACACCGAACTCGCCGGCAAGACCATCGGCATTGTCGGCCTCGGCGCCGTCGGCCAGGCGGTCGGCCATATCGCCGCGCATGGCTTCGACCTCAACGTCGTGGCAACGACGCGCAGCATGCGCCCGGCGCCCGACAAGGTCGGCTTCCTGTCGATCGACGCCCTGGTCGAGCAGAGCGACATCATCGTGCTTTGCTGTCCGCTGACGGAGGAGACGCGCGGCCTGATCAGCCGCGAGCGCATTTCGCGCATGAAGCCGAATGCGCTGCTGATCAATGTCTCGCGCGGGCCGGTGGTCGACGACGAGGCGCTGATCGAAGCCTTGCGCAAGGGCAGCATCGGCGGTGCCGCGCTCGATGTCTTTGCGACGCAGCCGCTGCCGCAAAACCATCCCTATTTCGGCTTCGACAATGTCATCGTCACCCCGCATATGGCCGGGATCACCGAGGAATCGATGATGCGCATGGGCGTCGGCGCCGCCGGCGAGGCGCTGCTGGTGCTGGCCAACAAATTGCCGCTCAATCTGCGCAACCCGGAGGTGATGGAGCACTACCGGCGGCGCTTCCCGGTCGACCTGTAA
- a CDS encoding FadR/GntR family transcriptional regulator, which translates to MKEKNLLAELAAYLFSNSDKETGRTPSERELAEHFAVSRGQIREALAILEAMRIVERRAKSGIYVDTKQASVEALALFARAGLPLDPIQIYETVELRKIHEIKAAELACSRATEENFERLREILKASEERIAAGEGLAKEDREFHLEIVRATKNGIFHNICSVYYLMGEQRLPIYFNDPERSVRSHAEHIQIYEALLRRDGNLAQALMNAHLQGAESYWKGLIEGRGAEPKSPALEKA; encoded by the coding sequence ATGAAAGAAAAGAACCTTCTCGCGGAACTCGCTGCCTATCTGTTCTCCAATTCGGACAAGGAGACGGGCCGCACGCCGTCGGAGCGCGAACTGGCCGAGCATTTCGCCGTCAGCCGCGGCCAGATCCGCGAGGCGCTGGCCATCCTGGAAGCCATGCGCATCGTCGAGCGCCGCGCCAAATCCGGCATCTATGTCGACACCAAGCAGGCGAGCGTCGAGGCGTTGGCCCTTTTCGCCCGCGCCGGCCTGCCGCTCGACCCGATCCAGATCTACGAGACGGTCGAGCTGCGCAAGATCCACGAGATCAAGGCCGCCGAGCTTGCCTGCTCGCGCGCCACCGAAGAGAATTTCGAGCGGCTGCGCGAGATCCTGAAAGCCTCGGAGGAACGCATCGCCGCCGGCGAGGGCCTCGCCAAGGAGGACCGCGAGTTCCACCTCGAGATCGTGCGCGCCACCAAGAACGGCATCTTCCACAATATCTGCAGCGTCTACTACCTGATGGGCGAGCAGCGCCTGCCGATCTATTTCAACGATCCCGAGCGCAGCGTGCGCTCGCATGCCGAGCACATCCAGATCTACGAGGCGCTGTTGCGCCGCGACGGCAACCTCGCCCAGGCGCTGATGAACGCCCATCTGCAGGGCGCCGAGAGCTACTGGAAGGGCCTGATCGAGGGCCGCGGGGCGGAGCCGAAAAGCCCGGCGCTCGAAAAGGCCTAG
- a CDS encoding mandelate racemase/muconate lactonizing enzyme family protein, giving the protein MRIKTVQAWWVRIPIEAVKQHRSDFGQVTTFDAAILRIETDDGLVGWGEGKNAAGSTGSYGALVHMLNHEVGPQLIGRDPADIGVIWEMLYNGVRHHTAAHAGHAMPQLARRGMSVAAISAVDIALWDILGKSLGQPVWRLLGGRKVERMQAYASGGWAPAETIGEQLKSYIAKGGFKALKMRIGAMDGAPHISAARVRAARVALGADVDLMVDAHGTYTVAEAKRFIQLAGDLDLAWFEEPVIADDKPGMAEVRASSSIPIATGESEATRYAFRDLAVLKSADIFQPDPAFCGGISEAMKIGTIASAFNLRFAPHLWAGAPCFFAGLHVCAASPASFTVEYSLGANPMIHDLIEETVEAKDGMIAIPEKPGLGFTISERFLEAHAHRC; this is encoded by the coding sequence ATGCGCATCAAGACGGTCCAAGCCTGGTGGGTTCGCATACCGATCGAAGCGGTGAAGCAGCATCGCAGCGACTTCGGTCAGGTGACGACGTTCGACGCCGCCATCCTGCGCATCGAAACCGATGACGGCCTGGTCGGCTGGGGCGAGGGCAAGAACGCCGCCGGCAGCACCGGCAGCTACGGCGCGCTCGTCCACATGCTGAACCACGAGGTCGGCCCGCAGCTCATCGGTCGCGACCCCGCCGACATCGGCGTCATCTGGGAGATGCTCTACAACGGCGTGCGCCATCACACCGCGGCCCATGCCGGGCATGCCATGCCGCAACTGGCACGGCGCGGCATGAGCGTGGCCGCCATCAGCGCCGTCGACATCGCGCTCTGGGACATCCTCGGCAAATCGCTCGGCCAGCCGGTCTGGCGGCTGCTCGGCGGCCGCAAGGTCGAGCGCATGCAGGCCTATGCTTCCGGCGGCTGGGCGCCGGCTGAGACCATCGGCGAGCAGCTCAAATCCTACATCGCCAAGGGCGGCTTCAAGGCGCTGAAGATGCGCATCGGCGCCATGGATGGCGCTCCGCATATTTCCGCCGCACGCGTCCGCGCGGCGAGGGTGGCGCTCGGCGCCGACGTCGACCTGATGGTCGACGCGCATGGCACCTATACGGTGGCCGAGGCGAAGCGCTTCATCCAGCTTGCCGGCGACCTCGACCTCGCCTGGTTCGAGGAGCCGGTGATCGCCGACGACAAGCCTGGGATGGCCGAAGTACGAGCCTCCAGCTCCATCCCGATCGCCACCGGCGAGAGCGAGGCGACGCGCTACGCCTTCCGCGACCTCGCCGTTCTGAAGTCGGCTGACATCTTCCAGCCGGATCCCGCCTTCTGCGGCGGCATCAGCGAGGCGATGAAGATCGGCACCATCGCCAGCGCTTTCAACCTGCGCTTTGCCCCGCATCTGTGGGCCGGCGCGCCGTGCTTCTTCGCCGGCCTGCACGTCTGCGCGGCCTCGCCGGCGAGCTTCACCGTCGAGTATTCGCTCGGCGCCAACCCGATGATCCACGATCTTATCGAAGAGACTGTCGAAGCGAAGGACGGTATGATAGCGATCCCTGAAAAGCCTGGATTGGGTTTCACAATTTCCGAGCGATTCCTGGAGGCGCACGCGCACCGCTGCTGA